Proteins found in one Paenibacillus dendritiformis genomic segment:
- the brnQ gene encoding branched-chain amino acid transport system II carrier protein has protein sequence MKSLSKSHVFFVGLMLFSLFFGAGNLIFPPILGQQAGDSFAVAILGFIVTGVGLPLLAVIAIAMTGRDVQHLAGRVHPKFGILFAIIAYLSIGPFMGIPRVANVSFEMGMRPFLPEPLQPNGWVLLAYTLAFFVLVYWLCLNPSKLVARIGKILTPLLLLSIAALFISAMMSPLGEAQPAVQEYATSPGVKGFMEGYLTLDAIAALAFGIIVVNAIRDQGVQDKRAITKSAVQAAVIAGVGLSLVYAALGWLGVTSVTEFGYAKNGGQLLTQIVQKLFGQSGLLLLAVIVTLACLTTCIGLVSACSQYFSTLFRRLSYNQVAFLTCVAGLLVANLGLNTILSVSVPVLLVIYPVAIVLLLMSLGHRLFGGRPSVYGGALIGTVLISLFDGLKEAKVPVEQVTEWLKHHLPLYEQGIGWVIPAIAGGIIGWLIGWVIGAIRNRGRAGSQASQYKD, from the coding sequence ATGAAATCACTATCGAAAAGCCACGTTTTTTTCGTGGGACTCATGCTTTTTTCGTTATTTTTTGGTGCAGGGAACTTAATATTCCCGCCGATATTGGGACAGCAGGCGGGAGACAGCTTCGCCGTCGCCATACTGGGCTTCATTGTGACCGGCGTTGGCTTGCCGCTGCTCGCCGTCATCGCGATTGCCATGACAGGCCGGGACGTGCAGCATCTCGCGGGCCGGGTGCATCCCAAGTTCGGTATCCTGTTTGCCATTATCGCCTACTTGTCGATCGGTCCTTTCATGGGGATTCCGCGTGTAGCTAATGTGTCCTTCGAGATGGGAATGCGTCCCTTTCTGCCCGAGCCTCTTCAACCAAACGGTTGGGTGCTGCTGGCTTATACGCTCGCGTTCTTTGTTCTCGTCTATTGGCTCTGCTTGAATCCATCCAAATTGGTGGCTCGCATCGGGAAGATTCTTACGCCCTTGCTGCTCCTATCCATCGCCGCACTCTTCATCTCCGCGATGATGAGCCCGCTTGGAGAAGCGCAGCCTGCGGTACAGGAATATGCGACGTCGCCCGGCGTCAAAGGATTTATGGAAGGCTATTTAACGCTGGATGCAATCGCCGCGCTCGCGTTCGGCATCATCGTCGTCAATGCGATCCGCGATCAAGGCGTTCAGGACAAGCGCGCGATTACGAAATCCGCAGTTCAAGCCGCCGTCATCGCGGGCGTCGGCTTGTCGCTCGTCTATGCGGCGCTGGGATGGCTCGGAGTAACAAGTGTTACTGAGTTCGGCTATGCGAAAAATGGCGGGCAGCTGTTGACGCAAATCGTGCAGAAATTGTTCGGACAGTCCGGATTACTCCTATTAGCCGTCATCGTTACGCTTGCCTGTCTGACGACCTGCATCGGATTGGTATCCGCATGCAGTCAGTATTTTTCCACCTTATTCCGCCGGCTCAGTTATAATCAAGTCGCGTTCCTGACTTGCGTAGCGGGGTTGTTGGTAGCCAATCTAGGGTTGAATACTATTCTGTCGGTATCTGTTCCGGTGCTGCTGGTCATCTATCCTGTAGCTATTGTGTTACTTTTGATGTCCTTGGGCCACCGCCTCTTCGGCGGGCGCCCGTCCGTCTATGGCGGCGCGCTTATCGGCACCGTGCTCATTAGCTTATTTGACGGGTTGAAGGAGGCCAAAGTCCCGGTAGAACAAGTTACAGAGTGGCTCAAGCATCACCTCCCTTTGTATGAGCAGGGAATCGGCTGGGTCATTCCGGCGATAGCAGGCGGGATTATCGGCTGGCTGATTGGATGGGTAATCGGTGCGATACGGAATCGTGGACGAGCAGGTTCCCAAGCTTCGCAATACAAAGACTAA
- a CDS encoding MFS transporter, whose protein sequence is MTRVRFSIFFSVFVAMVGLMIIAPVMPPLIRELGLSETHSGLIISLGSVAMAVMAPVWGRWSDVRGRKPVILIGFLGMFISYVLFTATMYAGLSGLISGGLLVALLIVARGLVGLFIPAVPSAAQAYMADITDEQGRSAGMALIGAANGMGLVLGPAIAGAFALIGLIWPLYIGALLPLIAIVVALLLIPAHKAKIQAKPAKVNPFQPGLRLYLFAGLATMLSIVTLQVVGGFYFQDQLSMTTQETARMLSMGLMVSGVAMIVTQGLQMKKPKWQPKPLILVGSALLILSMLLFLFVIGLVSFYAAFFLFGVGTGLMMPGFMSGSSLAVAPEQQGGVAGLVGSVSGISAVIAPIVSTSLYKLDKHLPFAAVAALVLFMAITLLVRGTKLAASKGAAEAANAEK, encoded by the coding sequence ATGACTCGAGTTCGATTCAGTATATTTTTTAGCGTGTTCGTGGCGATGGTCGGGTTGATGATTATCGCCCCGGTGATGCCTCCGCTGATACGCGAATTGGGGCTGAGCGAGACGCATTCGGGCCTGATTATTTCGCTGGGATCGGTCGCCATGGCCGTGATGGCGCCGGTATGGGGGAGATGGAGCGATGTGCGGGGAAGAAAGCCGGTCATCTTGATTGGCTTCCTCGGCATGTTCATCAGCTACGTGCTGTTCACGGCGACGATGTACGCCGGCTTGTCCGGGCTGATCAGCGGCGGGCTGCTGGTTGCGCTGCTGATCGTGGCGCGCGGCCTGGTCGGCCTGTTCATTCCTGCCGTTCCCTCCGCGGCGCAGGCGTATATGGCGGACATCACGGATGAGCAGGGCCGCTCGGCAGGAATGGCTCTCATCGGCGCTGCCAATGGCATGGGGCTCGTGCTTGGCCCGGCGATTGCCGGAGCGTTCGCGCTTATCGGCCTTATCTGGCCGCTGTATATTGGCGCGCTGCTGCCGCTTATCGCGATTGTCGTTGCCCTGCTGCTGATTCCGGCGCATAAGGCGAAGATTCAGGCCAAGCCGGCGAAGGTGAACCCGTTCCAACCCGGCCTTCGCCTTTATTTGTTCGCCGGACTGGCGACGATGCTCAGCATTGTCACCTTGCAAGTGGTCGGAGGCTTCTATTTTCAGGATCAGTTGTCCATGACGACGCAGGAGACCGCACGGATGTTGTCCATGGGCTTGATGGTGAGCGGGGTGGCGATGATTGTTACGCAAGGGCTGCAGATGAAAAAGCCGAAATGGCAGCCCAAGCCCTTGATTCTGGTTGGATCGGCACTGCTCATACTCAGCATGCTGCTCTTCCTTTTCGTCATCGGCCTCGTCAGCTTTTACGCGGCCTTCTTCTTGTTCGGTGTCGGTACCGGGCTGATGATGCCGGGCTTCATGTCCGGTTCCTCGCTTGCTGTGGCCCCCGAGCAGCAAGGCGGCGTGGCGGGGCTCGTTGGATCGGTATCCGGCATCTCCGCCGTGATCGCCCCGATTGTGAGCACGAGCCTGTACAAGCTGGATAAGCATCTTCCCTTTGCGGCGGTCGCTGCCTTAGTGCTGTTTATGGCCATTACGCTGCTTGTCCGCGGCACGAAGCTTGCCGCAAGCAAGGGGGCGGCGGAAGCAGCGAATGCGGAGAAATAA
- the nrdF gene encoding class 1b ribonucleoside-diphosphate reductase subunit beta, protein MKNFEAVNWNRPESDYMEMLWTQNTSQFWLDTEIPISKDLKSWSKMTEDEKLAYMHVLGGLTLLDTEQGNVGMPVIAQHVEGKQQKAILIFQAAMEEIHAKSYSTIFTTVASTAMIDETFDWVKENKHLQKKTAIIDGLYKGIQDHDPVSLYKAMVASVFLESFLFYSGFFYPLYLAGQGKMVASGEIIKLIIRDESVHGVFVGLLAQEIYNKQSAAMQQELSRFVQDLLIELYENELEYTEHLYDAIGLTHEVKKYIRYNANKALMNLGFEPHFPEEEVNPVVLNGIRTETSTHDFFSTKGSGYQKGKVEPLQDKDFMMLNDRVKQSEIF, encoded by the coding sequence ATGAAAAATTTTGAAGCAGTGAACTGGAACCGACCCGAATCGGATTATATGGAAATGCTGTGGACGCAAAATACGTCCCAGTTCTGGCTGGATACCGAGATTCCGATCTCGAAGGACCTGAAGTCGTGGTCCAAAATGACCGAAGACGAGAAGCTCGCCTACATGCATGTGCTTGGCGGCCTCACGCTGCTTGATACGGAGCAGGGGAATGTCGGCATGCCCGTCATTGCCCAGCACGTGGAAGGCAAGCAGCAAAAGGCGATTCTGATCTTCCAGGCCGCGATGGAAGAGATTCATGCGAAGAGCTACAGCACGATCTTTACGACCGTGGCCAGCACGGCCATGATCGACGAGACGTTCGACTGGGTGAAGGAGAACAAGCATCTGCAGAAGAAGACCGCGATCATCGATGGTCTGTACAAAGGCATTCAAGACCATGATCCGGTCAGCCTGTACAAAGCCATGGTCGCCTCCGTATTCCTGGAGAGCTTCCTGTTCTACTCCGGCTTCTTCTACCCGTTGTACTTGGCCGGACAAGGCAAAATGGTGGCAAGCGGGGAGATCATCAAGCTGATCATCCGGGACGAAAGTGTTCACGGCGTCTTCGTAGGCTTGCTGGCGCAAGAAATCTACAACAAGCAGAGCGCAGCCATGCAGCAGGAGCTGTCCCGATTTGTGCAAGATCTGTTGATTGAGCTGTATGAGAACGAGCTGGAGTATACGGAGCATCTGTATGATGCGATCGGACTGACGCACGAAGTGAAGAAGTATATTCGCTATAACGCCAACAAAGCGCTCATGAACCTCGGCTTTGAGCCGCATTTCCCGGAAGAGGAAGTCAATCCGGTCGTCCTGAACGGCATTCGCACCGAGACGAGCACACATGACTTCTTCTCGACGAAGGGCAGCGGCTATCAGAAGGGGAAAGTGGAGCCTTTGCAGGACAAAGACTTTATGATGCTGAATGATCGCGTGAAGCAATCGGAGATTTTCTAA
- a CDS encoding pyridoxal phosphate-dependent decarboxylase family protein, translating into MKSFNLDLDREERMYIGTYLLERINDYTGNIREVRVSPELDVDAIVQFAQKLSFDHPVGAQEAIDHILEGLIQFQVHTPHPRYFGLYNPRPNDMGIMADTITAAFNPQLAAWSHAPVAVEIENYVLKEIAAKFGYSSETADGTFTTGGAEANLTAVLTALIHHFPSYAKEGLRALKAQPVMYASAESHHSLVKAARSCGLGTDSLRIIPTDSQLRMNVRALQQQIAADRAAGYAPFLIIGTGGTTGSGAIDPIGALADVAEDERLWLHVDAAYGGACVFVPELLEQLHDIRRADSITFDAHKWMSVPMGAGMYLTRHRDILHRAFSISADYMPKEGAGLDRIDPFTHSIQWSRRFIGLKLYLSLATAGWEGYGKVVRQQAEMGERLRQELTRSNWTVVNDTVLPVVCFTDIRVPAESRSKFVSFIYEEVLRSGQAWISIYEMNKEPALRACITNYETTAEDIIALVELLNSVRAKMMN; encoded by the coding sequence ATGAAAAGTTTCAATTTGGATTTGGATAGGGAAGAACGGATGTACATCGGAACATATCTGCTGGAACGAATCAATGACTATACGGGGAATATCCGCGAAGTCCGAGTCTCGCCCGAGCTTGACGTGGATGCGATCGTTCAGTTTGCGCAGAAATTATCGTTTGATCATCCCGTCGGCGCACAGGAGGCGATTGATCATATCTTGGAGGGATTGATCCAATTCCAGGTGCATACACCGCATCCGCGGTATTTCGGGCTGTATAATCCGCGGCCCAACGATATGGGAATTATGGCGGATACGATTACCGCGGCGTTCAATCCGCAGCTTGCGGCATGGAGCCACGCGCCCGTAGCGGTCGAAATCGAGAACTACGTGCTGAAAGAAATCGCGGCAAAATTCGGGTATTCATCCGAGACAGCAGACGGGACATTCACGACGGGGGGAGCAGAGGCCAATCTGACGGCTGTGCTGACCGCACTGATTCATCATTTTCCGTCGTATGCCAAGGAAGGGCTGAGGGCGCTCAAGGCGCAGCCCGTCATGTACGCATCTGCCGAGAGCCACCATTCCCTGGTCAAGGCGGCACGTTCTTGTGGACTGGGCACCGATTCGCTTCGCATCATTCCGACGGACTCACAATTACGCATGAATGTGCGTGCGCTTCAGCAGCAGATTGCGGCGGATCGCGCCGCCGGATATGCTCCGTTTCTGATTATTGGAACGGGGGGAACGACCGGATCCGGAGCGATTGATCCGATTGGCGCACTTGCAGATGTGGCTGAAGACGAACGACTGTGGCTGCATGTGGACGCGGCATACGGCGGAGCCTGCGTGTTTGTGCCAGAGCTGCTGGAGCAGCTTCATGACATTCGGCGAGCCGACTCGATTACCTTCGACGCGCATAAGTGGATGTCAGTTCCTATGGGGGCGGGAATGTATTTGACGCGGCATCGGGATATTTTGCATCGAGCCTTTAGCATCTCCGCCGATTATATGCCGAAGGAAGGAGCTGGCCTGGACCGAATTGATCCGTTCACCCATTCGATTCAATGGTCACGAAGATTTATCGGTTTGAAATTGTATTTATCGCTGGCGACGGCAGGTTGGGAAGGCTATGGCAAAGTGGTGCGGCAACAAGCAGAGATGGGGGAGCGCTTGCGTCAGGAGCTGACGCGATCGAATTGGACGGTCGTCAATGATACCGTGCTGCCCGTCGTATGCTTTACGGATATCCGTGTCCCGGCAGAGAGCCGATCGAAATTCGTATCGTTCATCTATGAAGAGGTACTGCGTTCCGGACAGGCTTGGATATCCATCTACGAAATGAACAAGGAACCTGCGCTGCGGGCTTGCATCACGAACTACGAGACGACAGCGGAAGATATTATCGCGCTGGTGGAGCTGCTCAATAGTGTGAGGGCAAAGATGATGAACTAA
- a CDS encoding ABC transporter ATP-binding protein, with product MNRYLYNVSGGNPRSLWPSSLAALLDGFAKIIPAALLIDIVNTIYISFAHPETGLNTGRLWTVCAILFAWLLVSYAACSLLYDKSFKAAYRLAASGRLTFAEHLRHLSLGYFSKRDPGDMTNLLLSDYGQVEHTISHNVPQLISAILLPFLALAGLVFLDWRMALAMFISVPFGALLLWLTDALQARLSENHVRAKNEAASRLQEYLTGIREIKAHHMGGERFERLRLSFERLMRASIRLEGIVGPVMMGAMLLIRSGMTIMILAGSYLLAGGTLSLPVFLLFLLVGTRIFEPLTVVLMNYGEMRYSAHSAQRIMEVRQERPMEGTGSINPHGKIVFDRVAFGYNANQPVLRDLSFTIEPNTITALVGPSGSGKSTVTRLIARFWDVQQGAIRIGDQPIQQADPEKLLQHISMVFQDVYLFQDTIGNNIRIGKMDASQAEIEEAAKRACCHDFISQLPQGYDTPVGEGGSTLSGGEKQRVSIARALLKNATIVLLDEATASLDPENEAAVQQAINELVADKTVIIIAHRLKTIQHADKILVLDQGRLVEEGTHPELVAQAGLYANLWGLQQDADGWRVR from the coding sequence ATGAATCGGTATTTGTACAATGTTTCCGGGGGGAATCCCCGGAGCTTATGGCCGTCCAGCTTGGCGGCGCTCCTGGATGGATTCGCAAAAATTATACCCGCCGCGCTCCTGATCGATATCGTGAATACGATTTATATCTCGTTCGCGCATCCGGAGACGGGCTTGAATACCGGGCGTTTGTGGACGGTCTGCGCCATATTGTTCGCCTGGCTGCTTGTGTCCTATGCGGCATGCTCCTTGCTGTACGACAAATCGTTCAAAGCGGCTTACCGTCTGGCGGCATCCGGCCGGCTGACCTTCGCCGAGCATCTGCGGCATCTGTCGCTGGGGTATTTCAGCAAGCGCGACCCGGGGGATATGACCAACTTGCTGTTAAGCGACTACGGGCAAGTCGAGCATACGATCTCCCACAATGTTCCCCAGCTCATCAGCGCCATCCTGCTGCCTTTTTTGGCCTTGGCCGGACTCGTGTTTCTCGACTGGAGAATGGCGTTGGCCATGTTCATTTCCGTTCCGTTCGGCGCGCTGCTGCTGTGGCTGACCGACGCGCTTCAGGCGCGTCTGAGCGAGAATCATGTTCGAGCCAAAAATGAAGCCGCCAGCCGGCTGCAGGAATATTTGACCGGGATCCGCGAGATCAAGGCTCACCATATGGGCGGGGAGCGCTTCGAGCGGCTGCGTCTGTCCTTCGAACGGCTGATGCGGGCATCGATCCGGCTGGAAGGCATCGTGGGGCCCGTGATGATGGGCGCGATGCTGCTGATCCGTTCCGGGATGACGATCATGATCCTGGCCGGCAGCTATCTGCTCGCAGGCGGAACGCTGTCGCTGCCTGTCTTTCTCCTCTTCTTGCTGGTGGGGACCCGAATATTCGAGCCTTTGACGGTCGTGCTGATGAATTATGGGGAAATGCGCTATTCTGCCCACAGCGCGCAGCGCATTATGGAGGTACGGCAGGAGCGGCCGATGGAGGGAACGGGCAGCATCAATCCGCATGGGAAGATTGTGTTCGACCGGGTCGCCTTCGGTTACAATGCCAACCAGCCGGTCCTGCGCGACTTGTCCTTTACGATCGAACCGAATACGATTACGGCTTTGGTGGGACCGTCAGGAAGCGGGAAGAGCACGGTGACTCGCTTGATTGCCCGCTTCTGGGATGTTCAGCAGGGTGCGATCAGGATTGGTGATCAGCCGATTCAGCAGGCCGACCCCGAGAAGCTGTTGCAGCATATTTCGATGGTGTTCCAAGATGTATATCTATTCCAGGATACCATCGGCAACAATATCCGGATCGGGAAGATGGATGCGTCGCAAGCGGAGATTGAGGAGGCGGCCAAGCGCGCTTGCTGCCATGACTTCATCTCGCAATTGCCGCAGGGCTATGATACGCCTGTAGGCGAAGGCGGCTCGACGCTGTCCGGCGGCGAGAAGCAGCGGGTGTCGATCGCCCGCGCCTTATTGAAGAACGCGACGATCGTGCTGCTCGACGAAGCGACCGCTTCGCTTGATCCGGAGAATGAAGCGGCTGTTCAGCAGGCGATCAATGAATTGGTCGCGGATAAGACGGTCATCATTATTGCGCACCGGTTGAAGACGATTCAACATGCGGATAAGATCCTGGTGCTTGACCAGGGCCGGCTTGTTGAGGAAGGCACGCACCCTGAATTGGTTGCCCAGGCGGGACTGTATGCGAACCTGTGGGGCTTGCAGCAGGATGCCGACGGGTGGCGGGTGAGATAA
- the nrdE gene encoding class 1b ribonucleoside-diphosphate reductase subunit alpha: MVQKDGKFQFDKDREAAKSYFIDYVNQNTVFFHNLEEKIHYLIENDYYEKELFDKYEFKDIKRLYEYLYGKKFRFPSFMSAFKFYNNYAMKTNDDTKFLERYEDRLAVVSLFLASGDIDKAFEYAELLISQEYQPATPTFLNAGKKRRGELVSCFLLEVDDSMNSIGFSINSALQLSKIGGGVSLNLSKIRGSGEQIKGLDGKASGVLPVMKLFEDAFSYANQLGQRDGSGVVYLNVFHSDIHEFLDTKKINSDEKIRIKTLSLGVVAPNKFFELVEQDKDMYLFYPYTVYKEYGKHLDDMDISEMYDELVDNPNVRKKKIVARDLILKIAQIQMESGYPYIMFVDNTNEYHALKEIGRIKFSNLCSEIAQLSEVSTINDYGVEDEIHRDISCNLGSLNIVNVMKNKRMRDTVHRAMDALTEVSDRSNISIVPSVAKANRELHSVGLGAMNLHGFLAKNKIAYESKEARDFVRTFFMMVNFYSLERSMLIAQERGVTFTDFDRSEYASGAYFDRYLNTDFSPKTERVQQLFEGHTIPTLEDWARLKEQVMEHGLYHAYRLAIAPTGSISYLQSSTASIAPITQRIEEREYGDSKTIYPMPYISDENYFYYKEAYDMDMFNLIDLVADVQVHVDQAISTVLFVKDDLTTRDLAKYYIYAQKKGLKTLYYTRTKKKTIDECVSCVV; encoded by the coding sequence ATGGTCCAGAAGGACGGCAAATTCCAATTTGACAAGGACCGTGAAGCGGCGAAAAGCTATTTCATCGACTATGTCAACCAAAATACAGTATTCTTCCATAATCTCGAGGAAAAGATTCATTATCTGATAGAGAACGACTACTATGAAAAAGAGCTGTTCGATAAGTACGAGTTCAAGGATATCAAGCGTCTCTATGAATATTTGTACGGGAAGAAGTTCCGCTTCCCATCATTCATGAGCGCATTCAAATTCTATAACAACTATGCCATGAAGACCAATGACGATACGAAGTTCCTGGAGCGTTACGAGGACCGGCTGGCCGTTGTCTCCCTGTTCCTGGCGAGCGGGGATATTGACAAGGCGTTCGAGTATGCCGAATTGTTAATTTCCCAGGAGTATCAGCCGGCGACGCCGACCTTCCTGAATGCCGGGAAGAAGCGGAGAGGGGAGCTGGTCAGCTGCTTCCTGCTCGAAGTGGACGATTCGATGAATTCGATCGGATTCTCCATCAACTCGGCGCTGCAGCTAAGCAAGATCGGCGGCGGCGTCAGCCTGAATTTGAGCAAAATCCGCGGCTCCGGCGAGCAGATCAAAGGGCTGGACGGCAAGGCAAGCGGCGTACTGCCGGTCATGAAGCTGTTCGAGGATGCGTTCTCCTACGCGAACCAATTGGGGCAGCGCGACGGCAGCGGCGTCGTCTACTTGAATGTATTCCATTCCGATATTCATGAATTTCTGGATACGAAGAAAATCAACAGCGATGAGAAAATCCGGATTAAGACCTTGTCGCTTGGCGTTGTCGCGCCGAATAAATTTTTCGAGCTGGTGGAGCAGGACAAGGATATGTACTTGTTCTATCCGTATACCGTGTATAAGGAGTACGGCAAGCATCTGGACGATATGGACATCAGCGAGATGTACGACGAGCTTGTCGACAATCCGAATGTCCGGAAGAAGAAGATTGTCGCGCGCGACCTGATTCTGAAGATTGCGCAGATTCAGATGGAATCGGGCTACCCTTATATCATGTTCGTTGACAACACGAATGAATATCATGCGCTTAAAGAAATCGGACGCATCAAGTTCTCGAACCTGTGCAGCGAGATTGCGCAGCTTAGCGAAGTGTCCACGATCAACGACTACGGCGTAGAGGACGAGATCCATCGCGATATTTCCTGCAACCTCGGATCGTTGAATATCGTTAACGTCATGAAAAATAAGCGGATGCGCGACACGGTTCACCGTGCGATGGATGCGCTGACCGAAGTGAGCGACCGCAGCAATATCAGCATTGTGCCTTCGGTAGCCAAGGCGAACCGCGAGCTCCATTCCGTCGGCTTGGGCGCGATGAACCTGCACGGCTTTTTGGCGAAGAACAAGATCGCCTATGAATCGAAGGAAGCGAGAGATTTCGTTCGCACGTTCTTCATGATGGTGAATTTCTATTCCCTGGAGCGTTCCATGCTGATCGCGCAGGAGCGCGGCGTGACGTTCACCGATTTCGACCGGAGCGAATACGCAAGCGGCGCGTACTTCGACCGTTATCTGAATACGGACTTCAGCCCGAAGACGGAACGAGTGCAGCAGCTGTTCGAAGGCCATACGATTCCGACCCTCGAAGATTGGGCCCGCTTGAAGGAGCAGGTGATGGAGCATGGCTTGTACCATGCGTACCGCCTGGCGATTGCGCCGACCGGTTCGATCTCGTACCTGCAGTCCTCGACGGCGTCCATCGCGCCGATTACGCAGCGCATCGAAGAGCGAGAATACGGCGATTCGAAGACGATCTATCCGATGCCGTACATTAGCGATGAGAACTACTTCTATTACAAAGAAGCTTACGATATGGATATGTTCAACCTGATCGACCTGGTTGCGGACGTGCAGGTCCACGTGGACCAAGCCATCTCGACCGTCTTGTTCGTGAAGGATGATCTGACGACCCGCGATCTGGCGAAGTACTATATTTACGCGCAGAAGAAGGGGCTCAAGACGCTCTATTATACCCGGACGAAAAAGAAAACGATCGACGAGTGCGTGAGCTGCGTCGTCTAA
- a CDS encoding ABC transporter ATP-binding protein yields the protein MSAKSEMSGLLHIAGEKKGLLTVASLFSILSSLLQIAPFAAVYKIVEELLMHAQRMEGIDKDLILYWGIFAFLALIGALLTLYIGVMCSHIAAFHILYRLRVRLADHVAKVPMGYHTKTATGELKKIIETSVEKIEKFIAHQLPDIVCAVVIPLLLIGYLFWLDWRMALVLLVPIGIGFWLQARLFASASGQQAFRDFQFAAEEMNATGVEYVRGMPAVKIFGITADNFLTFKQAVVQYRDISLRVTDFFKTPYSLFYVLVSSLFTFIVPIGILLASGDSGNQAFAITFILFLIITPSLSVPLLRLMYIGGGMREIVEGNKRIEAVFSEAVVAEPASPRVPASYDITFQQVSFAYEKQESKDFKPVLNQIDFVAKAGEMTALVGPSGGGKSTIANLLLRFWDVQEGVIAIGGVPIREMGTEKLMDTVSFVFQDVHLFYDTIAANIRMGNTAASMEEVIATAKTACCHEFIVKLEHGYDTKIGEGGTYLSGGEAQRIAIARALLKNAPILVLDEATAYADAENEKKIQQGLAELVKGKTVLIIAHRLSAIRAAEQILVVKQGAIAERGTHDELRALNGLYEQMWQAHICAASWRLGAGDRLPQQAEECCTTGGLNG from the coding sequence ATGAGTGCGAAATCGGAAATGTCGGGCCTGCTGCATATTGCCGGGGAGAAAAAAGGGCTGCTTACAGTCGCATCTCTTTTTTCTATCCTGTCAAGCCTGCTGCAAATCGCTCCTTTTGCCGCGGTATACAAAATTGTCGAGGAACTGCTGATGCATGCGCAGCGAATGGAGGGGATCGATAAAGATCTCATCCTCTATTGGGGCATCTTTGCGTTTCTTGCTTTGATTGGGGCGCTGCTTACGTTATATATCGGCGTCATGTGCTCTCATATCGCGGCGTTCCACATTCTCTACCGGCTGCGGGTGAGGCTGGCCGACCACGTCGCCAAGGTGCCCATGGGCTACCATACGAAGACAGCGACGGGAGAATTGAAAAAAATTATTGAGACCAGTGTCGAGAAAATCGAAAAATTCATTGCTCACCAGCTTCCGGATATCGTATGCGCCGTCGTGATCCCGCTGCTGCTGATCGGCTATTTATTCTGGCTGGACTGGCGGATGGCGCTCGTGCTGCTTGTTCCTATCGGCATCGGTTTCTGGCTGCAGGCCCGCCTTTTTGCAAGCGCCAGCGGCCAGCAGGCCTTTCGTGATTTTCAATTCGCGGCGGAAGAGATGAATGCGACCGGCGTGGAATATGTGCGGGGGATGCCTGCCGTGAAGATATTCGGGATTACCGCGGATAACTTTTTAACCTTCAAGCAAGCCGTTGTCCAATATCGCGATATTTCGTTACGAGTTACGGATTTTTTCAAAACTCCCTATAGTCTGTTTTACGTTCTGGTGAGCTCTTTATTTACGTTTATTGTGCCGATTGGCATTTTGCTGGCCAGCGGCGATTCCGGAAATCAAGCCTTTGCCATTACGTTCATCCTGTTCCTGATTATTACGCCCAGCTTATCGGTGCCCTTATTGAGGCTGATGTATATCGGAGGCGGGATGAGAGAGATTGTGGAAGGCAATAAGCGGATTGAAGCAGTTTTCTCCGAAGCGGTCGTGGCGGAGCCGGCTTCGCCGCGAGTTCCCGCGTCGTATGATATCACTTTTCAGCAAGTATCCTTTGCGTATGAGAAGCAGGAGAGCAAAGATTTTAAACCGGTATTGAACCAGATCGATTTTGTCGCCAAAGCAGGGGAAATGACGGCGCTCGTCGGTCCATCCGGCGGCGGAAAATCGACCATTGCCAATCTGCTGCTCCGCTTCTGGGACGTTCAGGAGGGCGTCATTGCGATCGGCGGCGTGCCGATTCGCGAGATGGGGACGGAGAAGCTGATGGATACGGTCTCGTTCGTATTCCAGGATGTTCATCTTTTCTACGATACGATTGCAGCGAATATCCGGATGGGCAATACGGCAGCGTCGATGGAAGAGGTCATTGCCACTGCGAAGACGGCTTGCTGCCATGAATTCATTGTCAAGCTGGAGCACGGGTATGACACCAAAATCGGAGAAGGCGGGACCTATCTGTCCGGCGGAGAAGCGCAGCGGATCGCGATTGCCCGGGCCTTGCTGAAAAACGCGCCGATCCTGGTGCTGGATGAAGCGACCGCTTATGCGGATGCCGAGAACGAGAAGAAGATCCAGCAGGGTCTGGCCGAGCTGGTCAAAGGCAAGACCGTCCTCATCATTGCCCACCGCCTGTCTGCCATTCGCGCGGCCGAACAGATTCTGGTCGTGAAGCAGGGAGCCATCGCCGAGCGGGGAACGCATGACGAGCTGCGCGCCTTGAACGGGCTGTACGAGCAGATGTGGCAAGCCCACATCTGCGCGGCTTCGTGGAGACTCGGAGCAGGCGACAGGCTGCCGCAACAGGCGGAGGAATGCTGCACAACAGGGGGGCTTAACGGATGA